A genomic stretch from Algoriphagus halophilus includes:
- a CDS encoding L-histidine N(alpha)-methyltransferase, with product MSSKNLDFGSFAQDVMLGLSSHPKTLPSKYFYDEKGDKLFQEIMELPEYYLTRKELEIFENQHEEILKPILNLGQSFNLVELGAGDGLKTKIFLQYLIKEKADFEYFPIDFSATVLEELKGTLKTEFPGLTVSTIKDTYRGSLIKRDWENGKPNLILFLGSNLGNFSLEEAYDILNHLRIGANHQDFVLLGLDLKKNPQTILDAYHDSKGVTRSFNLNLLDRVNRELQGDINTENFIHWPTYEPVSGECRSYLVSMVEQTINLKALDQSFHLEAFEPIFTEISKKYSLTEIDDLAVKGGFRTVQSFTDKEHYFANILWQRI from the coding sequence ATGAGTTCAAAAAATTTAGATTTCGGGTCCTTTGCCCAAGATGTCATGTTGGGTTTGAGTTCCCATCCAAAAACCCTTCCCTCCAAATATTTTTATGATGAGAAAGGGGATAAGTTGTTTCAGGAGATCATGGAGCTTCCTGAATATTATCTGACAAGAAAAGAGTTGGAGATTTTTGAAAATCAGCATGAAGAAATCCTGAAGCCAATTTTGAACTTGGGTCAATCTTTTAACCTGGTAGAATTGGGGGCAGGAGATGGGCTTAAAACAAAGATCTTTCTTCAATATTTAATCAAAGAAAAAGCTGACTTTGAGTATTTTCCAATTGATTTTTCGGCTACTGTCCTAGAGGAATTAAAAGGAACCCTGAAAACTGAATTTCCTGGATTAACTGTTTCCACTATTAAAGATACTTATAGAGGTTCTTTGATCAAGCGGGATTGGGAAAATGGAAAGCCAAATTTGATCTTATTTTTAGGTTCTAATCTCGGAAATTTTAGTTTGGAGGAAGCATATGATATATTAAATCATTTACGAATTGGAGCCAATCACCAAGACTTCGTTTTGTTAGGGTTGGATTTAAAAAAGAATCCTCAAACCATTTTGGATGCCTATCATGATTCTAAAGGGGTGACGAGATCTTTTAATTTAAATCTTTTGGATCGGGTTAATAGAGAGCTTCAAGGGGATATCAATACAGAGAATTTCATTCATTGGCCAACCTATGAACCTGTATCTGGAGAGTGTAGAAGTTATTTGGTCTCCATGGTTGAACAAACGATTAATTTAAAAGCGCTGGATCAATCTTTTCATTTGGAGGCATTTGAGCCCATTTTTACCGAGATAAGTAAGAAGTACAGTTTGACCGAGATTGATGATTTGGCGGTAAAAGGAGGATTCCGAACTGTACAGAGTTTTACGGATAAGGAGCATTACTTTGCGAATATCCTGTGGCAAAGAATCTAA
- the egtB gene encoding ergothioneine biosynthesis protein EgtB has product MRVDEQFKHIRNHSLFLCRDLITEDFSLQASEEVSPPKWHLAHTTWFFEQFILIPFAEAYHVKHPQFNFLFNSYYNSLGERTARNQRGLMTRPAVSEVFDYREYVDQAMLELIAQGNEEVLSLVTLGLNHEQQHQELLVTDLKFSLWFNPLTISVMDIGEYIIPNSSPWVEKEEGIYEVGYKGNGFCFDNELNAHKVYLNAFRISGNLVSNEEYLEFINAGGYENPIYWHDEGWAWVQQQKVKKPLYWEYSEGTWKYYTLNGKKSIDLKAPVAHVSFYEASAFANWKGKRLPTEFEWEVAQQDFHWGSRWEWTNSAYLPYPGFKIAPGALGEYNGKFMVNQMVLRGASVATPEHHSRPTYRNFFHPHFRWQFMGIRLAESI; this is encoded by the coding sequence ATGCGTGTTGATGAACAATTCAAACACATTAGAAATCATTCATTATTCCTCTGTAGGGATTTGATTACTGAAGACTTTAGCCTTCAGGCATCGGAAGAAGTAAGTCCTCCTAAATGGCACTTAGCACATACTACTTGGTTTTTTGAACAATTCATTTTGATACCTTTTGCGGAAGCATATCATGTGAAGCACCCCCAGTTTAACTTTTTATTCAATTCGTACTATAATTCATTGGGAGAGAGAACCGCGAGAAATCAAAGAGGGTTGATGACCCGGCCCGCTGTTTCTGAAGTGTTTGATTACAGGGAATATGTAGATCAAGCGATGCTGGAATTAATTGCTCAAGGGAATGAGGAAGTGCTTTCCTTGGTGACCTTGGGGCTCAATCACGAGCAGCAACACCAAGAGCTTTTGGTTACGGATTTAAAGTTCAGTCTTTGGTTTAACCCTTTAACTATCTCGGTGATGGATATAGGTGAATATATCATTCCAAATTCCAGTCCCTGGGTAGAAAAAGAAGAAGGGATATATGAAGTGGGCTATAAGGGAAATGGGTTCTGTTTTGATAATGAATTGAATGCGCATAAAGTATACCTAAATGCATTTAGAATTTCGGGAAATTTGGTCAGCAATGAAGAATACTTGGAGTTTATCAATGCGGGTGGATATGAAAATCCTATTTACTGGCACGATGAAGGTTGGGCTTGGGTCCAGCAACAGAAAGTAAAAAAGCCATTGTATTGGGAGTATTCAGAGGGTACGTGGAAATACTATACTCTGAATGGCAAAAAGTCAATTGATTTAAAGGCTCCTGTGGCTCACGTGAGTTTCTATGAGGCTTCTGCATTTGCAAATTGGAAAGGGAAAAGGTTGCCGACTGAATTTGAATGGGAAGTAGCTCAACAGGATTTTCACTGGGGTTCCAGATGGGAATGGACCAATTCGGCCTATTTACCCTATCCTGGATTTAAGATCGCTCCAGGAGCTTTAGGAGAATACAATGGTAAATTTATGGTCAATCAAATGGTGCTTAGAGGGGCCTCTGTAGCTACTCCTGAGCATCATTCAAGACCCACCTATAGAAACTTTTTTCATCCTCATTTCCGTTGGCAATTTATGGGGATCAGACTAGCCGAATCAATATAA
- a CDS encoding succinylglutamate desuccinylase/aspartoacylase family protein, with translation MKELILNGVRIRPGQNLNLELPIAKLPTHTLIDLPIFIRSAKKPGPVVLISGGIHGDEINGIATAKKILEEVDENLDLRKGTLIIIPLVNIYGFLSNSRTFPDGRDLNRSFPGSKKGSLASQIAYILSNEIIPLIDYGVDFHTGGRMLTNYPQIRVDYSDQEALDLAKSFGSRFVVNSKYIEKSFRKSAYKSNKRILVYEGGESMRLDEFAIDEGVQGTKRLLASLEMIDNLSDPPDTIFLNGSDWIRAKASGIFNSNIQLGEAVKKGQVLAKISDPYGQVKIPVKAPSNGFVIGINNMPVINVGDALIHVGKE, from the coding sequence ATGAAAGAATTAATACTAAATGGGGTCAGAATTAGGCCTGGGCAAAACTTAAATTTGGAGTTGCCAATCGCAAAACTTCCCACTCATACGCTGATTGATTTACCGATTTTCATTCGATCGGCCAAGAAACCCGGTCCTGTTGTATTAATATCAGGAGGGATTCATGGAGACGAAATCAATGGGATAGCCACTGCCAAAAAGATTCTCGAGGAAGTAGATGAAAATTTAGATTTGAGAAAGGGAACTTTGATTATCATACCGTTGGTGAATATCTATGGATTCTTATCAAACAGTCGAACTTTTCCTGATGGTAGGGATTTAAACCGGAGTTTCCCTGGAAGTAAGAAAGGATCGTTGGCTTCCCAGATCGCATATATTTTAAGCAATGAAATCATTCCATTAATTGATTATGGAGTGGATTTTCATACTGGAGGTAGAATGTTGACCAATTACCCCCAAATCAGGGTAGATTATAGCGACCAAGAAGCTTTGGATTTAGCGAAATCCTTTGGTTCCCGCTTTGTAGTCAACTCAAAATATATCGAAAAATCCTTTCGAAAATCAGCCTATAAATCCAATAAACGTATTTTAGTGTATGAGGGAGGAGAGTCCATGCGTTTGGATGAGTTTGCCATTGATGAAGGGGTACAGGGAACGAAGAGACTTCTTGCTAGTTTGGAAATGATTGATAACTTATCTGACCCTCCTGATACCATTTTCCTAAACGGAAGTGATTGGATTAGAGCCAAGGCCTCGGGAATTTTTAATTCGAATATCCAGTTAGGAGAGGCAGTGAAGAAAGGACAGGTATTAGCAAAAATATCTGACCCTTATGGGCAAGTAAAAATTCCTGTAAAAGCACCTTCAAATGGCTTTGTCATTGGAATTAACAATATGCCAGTAATCAATGTAGGGGATGCCTTAATTCATGTAGGAAAAGAATAA
- the murB gene encoding UDP-N-acetylmuramate dehydrogenase — translation MNIQENISLKPFNTFGLDKKARFFTSVNSREQLIESLIWSRNRGLEVFILGGGSNILLTQDVNSLVIKIEIAGVEVVDENEDHVWVKVGAGENWHSFVTHAIAQGWAGIENLSLIPGTVGASPMQNIGAYGVEIKDVFHSLRALNRANLEQKEFTKEECKFGYRESVFKNELLGQYIITSVTFQLNKKPEFNIEYGTIQETLKESGNEELSIQAISDAVIKIRQSKLPDPKEIGNAGSFFKNPTISIADWKALKESYPNIPGYDVPEGKKVPAAWLIEQSGWKGKRFGETGVHTKQPLVLVNYGQSKGSDIKELAENIQASVLEKFGIPLKAEVNFI, via the coding sequence ATGAATATACAAGAAAACATTTCCCTTAAGCCCTTTAATACGTTTGGCTTAGATAAAAAAGCCAGATTTTTTACCAGTGTCAATTCAAGAGAACAATTAATCGAGTCTTTAATATGGTCCAGAAACAGGGGACTTGAGGTTTTTATTTTAGGAGGAGGAAGCAATATTCTTTTAACCCAGGATGTCAACTCCTTGGTTATTAAAATAGAGATAGCTGGTGTTGAGGTAGTGGATGAAAATGAGGATCATGTGTGGGTTAAAGTCGGTGCCGGAGAAAACTGGCATTCATTTGTAACCCATGCTATTGCTCAAGGATGGGCTGGAATAGAGAACCTATCTCTTATTCCTGGTACAGTTGGAGCCTCTCCCATGCAGAACATTGGAGCTTATGGCGTAGAAATTAAAGATGTTTTTCATAGTCTTAGAGCGTTAAACCGAGCTAACCTGGAACAAAAAGAGTTTACCAAAGAGGAATGTAAATTCGGGTATAGGGAGAGTGTTTTTAAAAATGAATTACTAGGGCAATACATCATCACTTCCGTCACCTTTCAATTGAATAAAAAGCCTGAATTCAATATTGAGTATGGCACGATTCAAGAAACACTCAAAGAAAGCGGAAATGAAGAATTGTCCATTCAAGCAATCAGTGATGCGGTGATTAAAATAAGGCAATCCAAACTTCCTGACCCCAAAGAAATTGGAAATGCAGGTTCATTCTTCAAAAACCCTACAATTTCCATAGCAGATTGGAAGGCACTGAAAGAATCATACCCCAATATCCCTGGGTACGACGTGCCAGAAGGGAAAAAAGTCCCTGCTGCCTGGTTAATTGAGCAAAGTGGTTGGAAAGGTAAGCGCTTTGGTGAAACAGGTGTGCATACCAAGCAACCCTTGGTTTTGGTTAATTATGGTCAAAGTAAAGGAAGTGATATCAAAGAGCTAGCTGAAAATATCCAGGCCTCAGTGTTAGAAAAGTTCGGGATCCCGCTTAAAGCCGAGGTAAACTTTATTTAA
- a CDS encoding deoxycytidylate deaminase — MQKPEFDDIFMELAVNLAKRSHCIKKHVGAVLTKETRIISIGYNGPPAGTHNCDVEFPDHGCARDSKGSCSLALHAEQNAILYAVKNNTSVEGSTLYVTLSPCLACARIIFSMGISKVVFLYSYAEYKGIGSDEGVDFLRKFGVQVEKYPEELLVQDDLI, encoded by the coding sequence ATGCAAAAACCGGAATTTGACGATATTTTTATGGAATTGGCTGTGAACTTAGCCAAAAGGTCCCATTGTATTAAAAAACATGTCGGTGCCGTTTTGACAAAGGAGACAAGGATTATTTCAATAGGATATAATGGTCCACCGGCGGGTACCCATAATTGTGATGTGGAATTTCCAGATCATGGATGTGCCAGAGATAGTAAAGGAAGTTGCTCTCTTGCACTGCATGCGGAGCAAAATGCAATTCTTTATGCAGTAAAAAACAATACTTCAGTAGAAGGTTCTACGTTATATGTAACACTTTCGCCATGCTTGGCCTGCGCAAGAATCATTTTTTCTATGGGAATTTCGAAAGTGGTATTCCTTTATTCCTATGCAGAATACAAAGGGATAGGCTCTGATGAAGGGGTTGATTTCTTGAGGAAATTTGGGGTTCAAGTAGAAAAATACCCTGAGGAATTGTTGGTTCAGGATGATCTTATTTAA
- a CDS encoding DUF4136 domain-containing protein: MFSNKPIYLVGLLAFILSSCSSIDIFKENTEIPVRKPYSSFVIINQEVGMKEFKSEFIDHQVQIHLQEALEAQGLVYDREKPDLVIRYTSNEDPRKRTTSNYSTPYPYWGYRVWDPWAASRYMNPNYGTKTTSYELLQVIVDFIDPTEDKFLMTLTGVTEVSSPKGKDKKVLKTVDKIIESFLADLPQNPNSEENS; encoded by the coding sequence ATGTTTTCGAATAAACCCATTTACTTAGTAGGACTTCTGGCATTCATCCTTTCATCCTGTAGTTCCATAGATATATTCAAAGAAAATACAGAAATACCAGTCAGAAAACCCTATTCCTCTTTTGTGATCATTAATCAGGAAGTAGGAATGAAAGAATTTAAGTCTGAATTTATAGACCATCAAGTTCAGATTCATTTACAAGAAGCCTTAGAAGCCCAAGGTCTTGTATATGATAGAGAGAAACCAGACTTAGTGATCCGATATACCTCCAATGAGGATCCGAGAAAAAGAACAACCAGTAACTACTCTACACCCTATCCTTATTGGGGATATAGAGTTTGGGATCCTTGGGCAGCTTCTAGGTATATGAATCCTAATTATGGCACAAAAACTACAAGCTATGAGCTTTTGCAGGTGATCGTTGATTTTATAGATCCTACAGAAGATAAATTTTTAATGACATTGACAGGAGTTACTGAAGTATCTAGTCCAAAAGGAAAGGATAAAAAAGTTCTAAAAACTGTAGACAAAATAATTGAAAGCTTTTTAGCGGATTTACCACAAAACCCAAATTCAGAAGAGAACTCCTAA
- a CDS encoding response regulator gives MLTIVLIDDDPISTFVTEKLISKNVNEPCQFYKYQSAKAALNEIYNIKPNYLFLDLNMPEMTGWDFLDTFDTAQNEAQVYILSSSVDERDINKASKYQIVKDYLSKPLIKKYIKSIFN, from the coding sequence ATGTTAACCATAGTTCTCATAGACGATGATCCTATCAGTACATTTGTTACTGAAAAATTGATATCCAAGAATGTAAATGAGCCTTGTCAATTTTATAAATATCAAAGCGCAAAAGCCGCTTTGAATGAAATTTATAATATCAAGCCCAATTACCTTTTCTTAGATTTGAATATGCCAGAGATGACTGGATGGGATTTCTTAGACACATTTGATACTGCTCAAAATGAGGCACAGGTATACATCCTGAGTAGTTCTGTGGATGAAAGGGACATCAATAAGGCGAGTAAGTACCAAATCGTAAAGGATTATTTATCTAAACCTCTGATAAAAAAATACATTAAAAGTATATTCAATTAA
- a CDS encoding glycerate kinase family protein — MNVLIAPNAFKGTLSAIEAGEIIASSIRSRHPNASVQMIPIGDGGDGTCQLLGFSLGLTPVSYFCLNAVGKPVLGTYYQEGIKAYIDVSTYSGLGQLPANELDIKVSSTYGTGQVIQHAISNGAKEIILGLGGSATIDLGIGILQALGIQFLDANGRSLVPFSKDFLFRIKHIQKSPKTPKVGFTCLCDVKNRFGGADGAIPVFGPQKGLKREDISHFENQCAVLLGMMYSKSNLSFQDKPGFGAAGGIAAGLSGFFETKIETGATYFFHQIGLEKKLEKADFVITGEGRYDEQSKSGKACFELMKLAQKYNKPIFLITSGEEAMNAGFTSVYQLPDLDFRKSDFRETAKKHLEKVSGSIELI; from the coding sequence GTGAATGTTCTCATTGCTCCAAACGCTTTCAAAGGTACCCTTTCTGCGATTGAAGCAGGAGAAATAATTGCATCTTCAATTCGTTCTCGTCATCCCAATGCTTCAGTTCAGATGATTCCTATTGGAGATGGGGGAGATGGAACCTGCCAGTTATTGGGTTTTTCTCTAGGCTTAACCCCAGTTTCCTATTTTTGTCTTAATGCAGTTGGAAAGCCTGTACTTGGAACCTATTACCAAGAGGGAATCAAAGCTTATATAGATGTTTCTACCTATTCTGGTTTAGGACAACTTCCAGCAAATGAATTGGATATAAAAGTGAGTTCAACATATGGGACGGGGCAAGTGATCCAACATGCAATTTCCAATGGGGCCAAAGAGATCATTTTAGGTTTAGGTGGGAGCGCAACCATTGATTTAGGAATTGGGATATTACAAGCCTTGGGTATTCAGTTTTTGGATGCCAATGGAAGGAGCCTTGTTCCATTTTCTAAGGACTTTTTATTTAGAATTAAGCATATACAAAAAAGCCCCAAAACCCCGAAAGTGGGATTTACATGTCTCTGTGATGTTAAGAATAGATTTGGGGGGGCTGATGGGGCTATTCCTGTATTTGGACCTCAAAAAGGCCTCAAAAGAGAGGATATATCCCACTTTGAAAATCAATGTGCTGTATTGTTGGGAATGATGTACAGCAAATCAAATCTTTCATTTCAGGACAAGCCTGGGTTTGGTGCAGCAGGAGGAATTGCAGCTGGACTTTCTGGCTTTTTTGAAACCAAGATTGAAACTGGAGCCACCTATTTCTTTCATCAAATTGGTTTGGAAAAAAAGCTGGAAAAAGCTGATTTCGTGATCACTGGTGAGGGAAGATATGACGAACAGTCAAAATCGGGAAAGGCCTGTTTTGAATTAATGAAATTAGCTCAAAAATATAACAAACCCATTTTTCTGATTACATCTGGCGAGGAAGCCATGAATGCAGGCTTTACCAGCGTTTATCAACTTCCAGATTTAGATTTTCGAAAAAGTGATTTTAGGGAAACAGCTAAAAAACATTTAGAGAAAGTCTCAGGAAGTATAGAATTGATTTAA
- a CDS encoding alanine/glycine:cation symporter family protein: MGDLIISFSNWIWGTPMLIMLLGGGMILFFHSGFIPFRKIGHAIRLLSGKYDNELAPGQITSFQALSSAIAATVGLGNISGVAIAINMGGPGAIFWMWVSAFVGMATKYYTCSLAIMFRGKDSSGEVQGGPMYVIEEGMGKKWKFLSVIFCTAGVLGLLAIFQANQLTAVLRAVIFMPAGLDGGETSRFILGGIDLGQSTRWILGVTMMLLVAIVILGGIKRIAAVASRMVPFMVALYFVTVLLIVFNYIEEVPSMLWKIIEDAFTGNAIAGGAVGAVIITGARRAAFSNEAGIGTAPMVHGASKNNEPIREGLIAMLGPFIDTIVVCTLTALVIMLTGVWETTEHDGVRLTLNAFEMALPGLGKYLLMVAVLIFALSTMFTYSYYGHKCFNYLFGADKADYYNYFYLATIVMGAVASLDVVISLVDGMYAIMAIPTMISTIYLAPKVKEASKDYFKRMKNV; encoded by the coding sequence ATGGGCGATCTAATTATATCCTTCAGCAATTGGATTTGGGGCACTCCAATGTTAATCATGTTGCTTGGAGGAGGAATGATCCTTTTTTTTCATTCTGGGTTTATTCCTTTTAGAAAGATCGGCCATGCAATTCGCTTACTCAGTGGAAAGTATGACAATGAATTAGCTCCTGGTCAGATTACCTCTTTTCAGGCATTGTCTTCTGCCATTGCAGCTACGGTGGGATTAGGGAATATCAGTGGCGTCGCTATTGCGATCAATATGGGGGGGCCAGGCGCGATCTTTTGGATGTGGGTTTCGGCATTTGTAGGAATGGCCACCAAATATTACACCTGTAGCTTAGCCATTATGTTTAGAGGGAAGGATTCTTCTGGGGAAGTCCAGGGTGGCCCTATGTATGTGATTGAAGAGGGGATGGGTAAGAAGTGGAAATTTCTTTCTGTTATCTTCTGTACTGCCGGTGTATTGGGCTTATTAGCCATTTTTCAAGCCAATCAGCTGACTGCAGTATTGAGGGCTGTAATATTTATGCCTGCTGGTTTGGATGGGGGAGAAACTTCTAGATTTATATTAGGTGGGATAGATCTTGGGCAAAGTACACGTTGGATATTAGGAGTTACCATGATGCTTTTGGTAGCTATTGTAATTTTAGGAGGTATCAAAAGAATTGCCGCCGTTGCCTCTCGTATGGTTCCCTTTATGGTTGCCTTGTATTTTGTGACAGTTTTGTTGATAGTATTCAACTATATAGAGGAAGTCCCTTCAATGCTTTGGAAAATCATCGAAGACGCTTTTACAGGAAATGCAATTGCGGGTGGAGCAGTGGGTGCAGTGATCATCACTGGTGCCAGAAGAGCAGCTTTTTCCAATGAAGCAGGAATTGGGACAGCTCCGATGGTTCATGGGGCCTCCAAAAACAATGAACCGATTCGAGAGGGATTGATCGCCATGTTGGGGCCATTTATTGATACGATAGTGGTTTGTACGTTAACTGCATTGGTGATTATGCTGACAGGAGTATGGGAAACAACAGAACATGATGGTGTAAGGTTGACCTTAAACGCATTCGAAATGGCCTTGCCTGGATTAGGAAAATATTTGCTAATGGTTGCAGTATTGATTTTTGCTTTATCGACAATGTTTACTTATTCCTATTACGGGCATAAATGTTTCAATTATTTATTTGGAGCTGACAAGGCTGATTATTACAATTATTTTTATTTGGCAACCATTGTCATGGGGGCAGTAGCTTCTTTGGATGTGGTGATCAGTCTGGTGGATGGCATGTATGCGATCATGGCGATACCAACTATGATTTCAACCATTTACTTGGCTCCAAAAGTGAAAGAGGCATCCAAGGATTATTTTAAGAGAATGAAAAATGTATAA
- a CDS encoding beta-N-acetylhexosaminidase — protein MKKSIFGLLSLMSAVVFSCQEPIHSLDESAIIPLPSTIQTSSGAFELTSSSSIQLVGNSSNLSYLGSFLSSKLKPATGYEIPVGTEGGDIQLVLTGSDDSENYTLDIDGSSVKISASSEAGIFYGIQTFIQLFPVSIENSSVVEESWRIPTGKIEDEPDYAYRGSMLDVARHFFGVEDVKHYIDQMATLKLNYLHLHLTDDQGWRIEIKSWPNLTAIGGKTEVGGGEGGFFTQEDYKEIVAYAAQNFITVVPEIDMPGHTNAALASYGELNPGVNLPDGDFSTMSEGKIDFDILDKNPQPAELYTGIEVGFSTLATNKEITYQFIEDVIREISEITPGPYFHIGGDESHVTEKDDYIYFVEKVQELTAKYGKTSIGWDEIATTQLKEGNIAQFWALAENAKLAKDQGNQVLMSPAKKAYLDMQYDSTSRLGLHWAAYIELDSAYLWDPATYADGINKSDVIGVEAPLWTETITSRADIEYMVFPRLAAIAEVAWTPTPKRDWPDFQRRIAVMGKRWDIKGIEFYKSPKVNW, from the coding sequence ATGAAAAAATCTATCTTCGGCTTGTTATCACTCATGTCAGCTGTTGTTTTCAGTTGCCAAGAGCCTATTCACAGCTTAGACGAGTCCGCCATTATTCCTTTACCCAGCACCATTCAAACTTCTTCGGGTGCATTTGAATTAACCTCTTCTTCCTCTATTCAGCTGGTAGGAAATTCATCTAATCTTTCCTATTTGGGATCATTTCTGTCTTCTAAATTAAAGCCTGCTACCGGATATGAAATTCCAGTAGGAACTGAAGGTGGAGATATTCAATTGGTGCTTACTGGTAGTGACGATTCAGAGAACTATACCCTTGACATCGATGGCTCCTCTGTAAAAATTTCCGCTAGCTCAGAAGCTGGGATTTTCTATGGTATTCAAACGTTCATTCAGTTGTTCCCTGTTTCCATTGAGAATTCTTCCGTGGTAGAAGAGTCCTGGAGAATTCCAACAGGAAAAATTGAGGATGAGCCGGACTATGCCTATAGAGGTTCTATGCTGGATGTTGCCAGACATTTTTTTGGAGTGGAAGATGTGAAGCATTACATCGATCAGATGGCTACCTTAAAGTTAAATTACCTGCACTTGCATTTAACTGATGATCAAGGATGGAGAATTGAGATTAAATCCTGGCCAAACTTAACTGCAATAGGAGGAAAAACCGAAGTCGGAGGAGGAGAAGGAGGATTCTTTACCCAAGAAGATTACAAAGAAATTGTTGCCTATGCAGCTCAAAACTTTATTACCGTCGTTCCTGAAATAGACATGCCAGGACATACCAATGCCGCTTTAGCTTCTTATGGTGAGTTAAACCCAGGCGTGAATTTGCCAGATGGGGATTTCAGTACCATGAGTGAGGGGAAAATCGATTTTGATATTTTGGATAAAAACCCGCAACCAGCAGAATTATATACGGGTATTGAGGTAGGCTTTAGTACACTGGCCACTAACAAAGAAATCACCTATCAATTTATTGAGGATGTAATTAGAGAAATCTCTGAAATTACCCCTGGACCGTATTTTCATATTGGTGGGGATGAATCCCATGTTACCGAAAAAGACGATTATATCTATTTTGTTGAGAAAGTACAGGAGCTTACCGCGAAATATGGAAAGACCAGTATTGGATGGGATGAAATTGCCACCACCCAATTAAAGGAAGGGAACATCGCTCAATTCTGGGCTTTGGCAGAAAATGCCAAATTGGCCAAAGATCAAGGAAACCAGGTTTTGATGTCTCCTGCCAAGAAGGCCTACCTGGATATGCAATACGATTCTACCAGTAGATTGGGATTGCATTGGGCTGCGTATATAGAATTGGATTCTGCCTACCTGTGGGACCCAGCTACTTATGCCGATGGAATCAATAAATCTGATGTGATTGGGGTGGAAGCACCTTTATGGACGGAGACGATTACTAGTAGAGCAGATATTGAATACATGGTATTCCCAAGATTGGCCGCCATAGCAGAGGTAGCATGGACTCCGACTCCAAAAAGAGATTGGCCTGATTTCCAACGCAGGATTGCTGTGATGGGAAAAAGATGGGATATTAAAGGCATTGAATTTTACAAATCACCAAAAGTCAATTGGTAA